One Chloroflexota bacterium genomic region harbors:
- a CDS encoding LLM class flavin-dependent oxidoreductase — MAKLTLGYKASAEQFAPRDLLNFGVAAEQNGFDSVVVSDHYQPWNHTDGHAPHS, encoded by the coding sequence ATGGCGAAGCTCACCCTGGGCTACAAGGCGTCGGCAGAGCAGTTTGCGCCGCGCGATCTCCTGAACTTCGGCGTGGCCGCCGAGCAGAACGGCTTCGACAGCGTGGTGGTCTCGGACCACTACCAGCCCTGGAACCACACCGACGGCCACGCGCCGCACTCGT